The following is a genomic window from Miscanthus floridulus cultivar M001 chromosome 14, ASM1932011v1, whole genome shotgun sequence.
GATGGAGTGGTTGTGTGTCCTTGTGCGGCGTGCGACTGAGGCAGATGGAGGGGTCATGGTGACCCTCGGCCTTAGCGTAAGTTACTATAGTTTACTTTCCCCGTACACACACCACCGCTCAAACAAATTGCCCGCAGAATGTTCTTCAGTAAACAAAGCGGAACAATTGGATCAAGCATGTGCacttgcaatatctaatgactgaGAGATCTGGAAATCACCTTGACAATCCCATGAGGTTCGTGCAGATGGTCAGACATTGCTCAGCAAGGAAAAGCCTGGTGACCCTTTCATGTCATTCATCTATGGAGAGATTTGAAATTTATCAGCAATTTTCCAAATTGTCAGTGGCCTAGAGCCAGAGGGAGGCGACAGGCGAGGCCGCGAGTACCTGGAGGCCGGTCATCGATGGGCGGTGGCGCGGGCGCGCTGGTGGAGCCGTGGAGGACGATGACCCGGAGGCCGGTGTGAGCGGTGGCGGAGGCCGGTGCAGTGAACtcggtgtaatttagtgttcgacaCCGTGTAATCTTTAGTGTAATTCCAGATTTACGAAATGTGCTGTAGTTTCGCCTAAGGagagtggatcctaattcactcttttgtaaaccctcgcTTTAGGAGAaatacttgtgttgtagtttttgctattttcatctataatgtaatcctagccaatgttgtgttttaaatctaagtgtgttagttgcttgagcgtaactccatcaaatacttctttccactaacatgtcattgatttgctggcctagaacAGGCACCATGcaatgacaaccaacctctatgttcaTTTACAATATTAAGACCAATCTTCCGTACCAACatgatgagaaaacatattaaacatatgagccatatttctcaaaaattttcctataccaagcatatcacccgcagcgaagcgcgggcgGTAGTGGCCATATGACAGTTATCCATGTGCTTTCTACCAGATTGACAACCTTTTCCGTAGAATGTGATTGCGGCCCGCACGAAACAATTGGCATCTGTCATTTGTTGCCCGCGTGAACCATTGCAAAAGAATTTAACCAACTATATATAACATATATTTGTTTTCTGTTGTTTATTTTTGGATTTTATTGCAAGATTTAACAACATTTGTTTAGTTGCTCGCTCATGACATTGCTCATTGATAGTGAGGCGTCTCAATGACTTTGTTAATCTAGAGATCTGTTGGTTTAGTTTTTCAGATGTGCTCGTAACGCCTGCAGATTAGCCATGGCTTTGATGGCCGGATGTGGAAAGGGATTACCTCTTAGATTCTTAACAGCAACCCATTATTTGTAGTTTCGCAACTGATTCCAATGACTTTGTTTCGGCCGACCGTCATTTTATCGCCCCGCACGGTCATTTGCTACGCCCGTGCGTCGCCCGTCTTcctctcctcccccttctctctcCCGGAGCGGTCGCTCGTCTTCCACTTCCTCTTTGAAGCCGAGGTCTGGGATGGCCTCGATCATCTGCCCCGCAGGTGTGTCCGTCAAGCCGAAGacgcaggcggaggaggagcggcTCGCCCTGCTCCAGTGGACTCGCTCCCCCGGCGTCGACTCGGGCATCTGAGACGCCGAGGCGAGCTACACCAACATAGGGCTCCTCGCGGCGGTCGACGAGGTGCTCCTCCTGGCGGCGGAGGACCCCTTCCCGCTCCCCGCCGCTGCCTCCGCGCACCGCCGCCTGCACAGCGCCGTGGGCGCCGCCGCGTCCATGGACGGGCGTCCTAGATCCAGGGTCCGGCGGTGTCGATCCTTGGTCGGGGCGGCCTGGATCCACGACCTGGCGGCCTTGCTCGGCGCCGCGATGCTGTGAGGCAAGTCGCCGCCGCGGCTTAATCGATTCACCATGATTGCTAGCTGATTGATTTTGATGTTGATTTGTTTTAGATTTTATTTCCCCAGCAGGCATTCCTCTGTCTTGCTCGGTGCACGCGCATCAGGTCAATCTCCAGCAAGCAAGCTACGACTACAGGCTACCCATCAACGAGATCACATCCAGGTAATACTCCCCCATCTGCTCTTTGCTCTTCCTTTTTTCGATGTCAGAGATTGAAAGAGACTAAAGACCGAGAGAGATGCTAGGCTGCATCTCTAGTAGTTGTGTTGCCTGTTTTCAAGTATGGTTCACTCAGATTCGTTTCTGTTAACGCGCAAGATAGAATTTGCTACTAAAAAATTGCAGACGGATTTGCATTTGGCCTCAAATGAATCGTTTAGAAAATAATTACCACTGCATCTAGCACCGTAGCCGACCTTTTCCCTATTTCTTCCTATTGCTCCTCGGCCGCAAAACTCATGCAGGTGGCCTCCATTTGCCTCCTTGTCAAGCAGCACAGCAGGCACACTACAACTCGCCACCTGCACCTTAACGTGAGTCCTCTTTGTACTTTGTACTCCTCCCATCCAAATTCAGTGTTGAGGCTACACAGTTTGGGATCTTATAAAGTATAATACAATTTTTTTTGCCTTGCACTTTCCTTGTTGTAAGTTCACCCTTCATGCTACACATGAATAGTTTGGCTGGGGGAGGTGGAGAGCGAGTTTCTATTAATGTTTTTAGTAGACATGATGACACCCAGATTTTTGTTCATGGTAACTTTCTCTAAGTTCACACTGATTTTCTTTTTCTTACTTGGTTTTTAGTGTTTACAGTTATCACTTTTGGAAGAACTGTAGGTAGAAAGATCAAAGATGCATATAGCTCTTTACCATCTGTTTCACTCTATGGTTACCAGTCTTATTATCTTACCTTTGGCTACATGCTATTGCTTCTTTCTATACACATCTGGGATCCGCTCTGAATTGATCTCTActtctctttctttcttgtaTTCTTGTGATTTAGGTTTAACAGTCTACATTCACGGGAGATCTGCATGCCAAAGATGTACTACGGGTCATTTCTATAGCAATGCTAATCGTGATGGTTCATACAGTCATACGTCTCTGCTTATTtaaaacggggggggggggggggggcgctgtgGGTTGCAAATGAACACAGACACTATACTTGCTTTTTCAGAATACATAAATTGCCTATTTAGGAAGAGATTGTTGCCTAATGAATGACACTTAAATTGCCTATGAAAATGCAATCCACTACAGCATTACCATATTTGCTTCATGTGAGTTTCAGATTTCTAAGCATACATGGAAATACTGGATGTCATATATTATTGAGCTAGTTGCCCTTGTTGTATTGTCATATCTTAGGCATTTAACAGTAATATTTTTGCTTCTTTCTACATGCATTAGGATTTAAAAAATATGCCTGTGCGAACATCACCAAGTATGGCATTAGCTTCGAGATCAATAAGCAGCCTCATTTTGATCCCAGCGATTTTTCACTCGGAGGGGAGGTGATGGCATCGCCCACGGAGGTGAGGCATTGGGTCCCACTTCGATTTTTCATTCTCTGATTGATCTGTATTTTTGCCCGTTACACAAACAGATGCAATGCATAAAAAATGAAAACTGAGCTCTGTATTTTTTTGCAAATAAAGTGGGGGTGGGTATGTGGGTTGCAAATAAACACAGACACTATACTTGCTTTTTCAGAATACATAAATTGTCTATTTAGGAAGACACTGTTGCCTAATGAATGATACTTAAATTGCCTAAGAAAATGCAATCCACTACAACATTAGCAGCAGCAACGTGCTCATCACCAATAGAGGCTCCAGGAACATCCTCTATTTTTGCTTCTTCAAGCGATAGCCTGATTTCAGACATAGTAGGCACATCCTGTTGGTTTGGTAGTTGTTGAGTGCAAAATATTTGGGTCAGCTGCATCTGTTGGCTCTTGAAACATTGCATCTAGGAAATCATAGTCAAATTCTGGTGGAGGAACATTGCATCTAGGAAATCATAGTCAAATTCTGGTGAGGGTTATTTCAAGTCTGTAATCGTCACCTACAATGAAAGGACAATGTGTTAGTGCAATGATATTTATGTTTTTAACACAAGGCATTAAGAACAGTACTGATTTGGGCAACAGATTATTTCTCGATTGGTGGTCCAGCAGATTAATTTGTTATTGAACTCACTACTCTGGTTGCTCTCTTAGTAGTGAAACAAATGTGCTATTTTGTTCATGTAAGAAATAAATTAACTCATGCAGAGCTGGAACAGAGCCTGAGTGCAAGCAATATATTAAAGGCGCGTGCCTATATAGATTTGGAGTTCAAAAAATTGTTGCTGATTGCTGagaaaattcacacaaggggtTTTAGAGAAAATCTGGAGCTCTAACAGAGATTGCCAAGATAAGATCATCCTCTCCTCATGCAGATTTAGGGAAAGTTAAAGCTTTGTTGTTCTCTGGTGGCCTTACGCCTGAGCTGTACAAACGGACCCTGCTTTGGTAGGTCCATGTACCAAATTAGCAAATCCCTATAGATGCTATTTTTATAGGATACTAAAATACCTATAATATGCTATTTTGATACTAGGATTACTAGTATCAAACTGATTTGGATCTTCATCTGAAGGCTCACAACTGTCACCTGAATAGATGCTAGGTGTTACAACTCTTTCCACGAACAAGAATTTTAGTCTCATACTTCTCACCAACCTATTATGCCAAATCAGCATGGTTTTAGCACTAGCACAGCATGTGAGTTTCTGAATCCTCTAGCCTTCTTGGTGAATAACGAATCCTGCAGGACAAAAACATTTCAACATTGTACAATTGAGCTAGTTGCCCTTGTTGTATTGTCATATTGTAGGCATTTAACCGTAATGTTTTTGCTTCCTGCTACTAAATGATGGCAGGCTATTCCATATATGTTTCGTGTTTTTCACAATAAATGAAATTCACTACACGCTTACTGGATGCTCTATGTGGTCAAGCTTAAATCAACACGACATTCAGCCGCACAGGAATCACTATTCCAGATGGATGATATTCAAAGATTTCTATAGGCAACAATAAGGGTTTATACCGGCAATAATATAACACCGAATAGGCAACAATATATCATTTAGATAGGCAACaatattattttttcttttagctgcccctctctccccccccccccccccccaaaaaaaatgtAACCATCAATGCTAGTAACATTTTTTGGTCCCCTTTTTCGTGCTGCAGACAAAAAGAAAGTTGTCCTCTGTAGTTAGTCAAGTTTATGGTGGGTTGCTCACCTACAAGTGGTTCATGCACAAAGAAAATGATTTAGATTGgaagaaaaaattaaaatttgaattggCCATAGGTACATCTCTCTCTCCACATAATGCAAATTTCTTCATGTTTTTGTGTTAGCCATTCAGATAACATGTCATCTGTTCATCTAAATTTAGCTTTAGATTGGTAGCCATCTATATGCTTCAGGTATATTTTTTTTGAGGCCCATATGACTATTGCACACAGTACCGCACTAGGCAATTTGGGTCAGCTGCATCTGTTGGCTCTTGAAGCATTGCATCTAGTAAACATAGTTAAATTCTGGTGGAGGGTTATTCAAGACAATAATGCTTGTGCTATTTTGTTGCCTACAATAAAAAAAAGAATGTGTTAGTGCAATGATATTTATGTTTTTAACACAAGGCATCAAGAACAGTacttacaacaacaacatagcctttcagtcccaagcaaattgggataggctagagttgaaacccaccaagagccccagcATCAAGAACAGTACTTATTTGGGCAAAATATGCACCTCTATTAAGCAATACTATTACTACTATCAGACAATAATGTCTTCTCAAATAGGCAACATAAGGGTTTTTTTTAACATATGCATCTTTTTTTATCTCCATAAGGTGGCTTACATAGACATATAACAGTCCTTTGCGGCTCTGTGGCTTGCTGTCAGTTCTTGTGCATGCATGTAAGTAGTTTGTTGGCCTTAGTTTGATTTGCCTCGGCTCCAGAGTCCAGTCTCTTTGACTATAGACGATCTGCCCACCGTTGCTAGCACCAGCAGTTGCATGCAGCTATGCTGGCAAAGTTTGCTCACTATTTGTGTCCTGTTTTGTAAAATTTCTGACACATGTTATCCTTTTTTGGCACTTCAATTGAGCAATAATACTGCCACTTTCAGACAATAATGTCTTCTCAAATAGGCAACATATTTTCCATATGCATCCTTTTCTCATCTAGCAACAAATTTCTGACACGTATTTTTTAATATGCAGGCCATGTACAGCTTATCCTGACCTTGCAGCGTGGGGGTTGTGAAGCAAGTACCTAAAACCAAATATGTGCTTTTGCCTAGGGACTAGATGTATAGCTGCTGTGGTCTAGAAAAACTGCAGATGCAAATGTGTTCTTCTGAGATGGGATGGCAGACATAGAACCAattaagcctgggcgttcgggttacccgattttttcgggtcggataatttgggtaattcaaaattcgggtaataaaaattgctacccgatattacccccgaaaaaacattacccgcaaattcgggtacccgataatttgggttcgggttcgggtattacccgatatacctaaatttacagaaaacaacaaactacactaaatttcagtagcgatctatacataatttcagcagcaatttgtatagaatttcaatagcaatttgtagagaataatatattactgtcactcattcaaatagagagaattatattctaataaagtgataagttaaatggttcagctaacaacacatgatgaatacaaagacaaaacaaatctttgggtagttcgggtagtttaggtaccgggggatattacccgaattacccaaactaatttcgggtaatcaaaatcgctatccgaatttaggatcgggtacctcgggttcgggtaattcgggtacgggtaataggtattgggtattttgcccaggcttagaaCCAATCAGTCTTATGAGAAGGTTactgcatgtttttttttcttctgaacGTGTACATGCCAGTACCTAAAACCATATTTCTGCCTTTATAAATTGTAGCAAAAAGCAAATGTGTTCTTCTGAGATGGAGCATATTATGAACACTTTTGGAGTAGGCAAATCAGCTCTTAATACCTGATTGTTTTTGGATTTCTTGGGTTGTTTTGCGCCTGCCTGGGAGTTGCCAGGAAGCCGGCTGCGCATGCCAATAAGCTTGCGATTTAGTACGGTGGGAAAATGTTTCTTTGCGCGCCAGCTATTACTATTGTTTACTAAAAATGGATATAATAAAATCACTTTACCAAAAATGGTATGGCCGTGCAGAAAGTttatgccctgttcgtttggtttataagctatatttttttttaagtaaacaaacagtatttttttttcataataaatcagccaaaAGTAATTTTAGTCATGGTTTATCGGCCAAAACGAACCGAGCCTATATTATGGGCGGCCGTATTATAGCTGCTTCCATTGCCTCTCAAAACAGAAGTTGCTTCTAGAAAGACATTCTGCATTGGTCCTATTATACAACCGCTGTTCTCTCTCGGAACGTCAGAAATTCAGAATAATCAACAGTTATTGGGCGCGAACCCAACACGCTGGCCATCGATGTCGTACACGATGCGGATCCCCTGCTGCTGGAGGTTCCCGATGATGGAAACGCTACGGTCACCGGTGCCGGCGAACGCGAAGCACACGGTGCCCCTGGAGTCCACGGGGATGAGGTAGTTCTTGGGCGGGAGCCTCACCTCCACACCGCTGGCAAAGTGCATCGACACGGCAGGCACCTTCACTCGCCCGCCGCCCACGGAGTAGCACGTATCGAAGAAATGGGAGGGGCCGCCGGTGGAGACCTGGCCGAGGTCTGTTGCCGCAGCGCGGAAGGCGTCGCGGAAGGCTGTGTACACGGGACGGGCGAGCCGCGTCACGGTGGTGCCGGAGTCCAGAATGACGCCGCCACGGCCCGTGTGTGGGTCTAGCTGGAGGTCGCGCTCCGAAACGCCCGGCACGCGCACGCCGCCAACACTGATGCCGATGAGCCGCACGTAGTAGAACGTGTCCATGTTCAGGTTGCGGACCGTGGGGGTGAACGACGCCGGCGGGTAGGTgtccgcggcgccggcgccgaagGTGAGGATGGAGGAGAGAGAGCCTGGGTTGGAGAAGAAGTCGACGAAGCAGTAGGAGAAGCTCCGGTTGTAGCCGAGGCCGGCGATCTGGTTCGGAAAGGACATGAGGCCACGGCCGAGGCCTAGGATCCCCGCCGCCGGCGCCCCGAACAAGCCCTGGTTGTTGTGGCCGCACCCGATCGACAGGTGCGGTAGCCTGAGGGCGCCCGCGAAGGCGCGAAAGGTCAGCGTCTCTGAGATGAGGTCGCCCGACGTCGTGGAGCCGTCCCCGTAGCCCACCGTGTAGACGCACGTCCTGCGCTGCGCGTTTCCGCCGCCGCCGGACCGGCCCAGCGCTTGGCACGCTGGCGCGTTGTACCTGATGTCCTGGCGCGACGTCGAGCACCGCGGGTCGAACACGGGCCCTGACTGAGGGTAGCACAGTTGGCACGGCTTGCACTGCAGCCACGTCAGGTCGCTGCCCGTGTCCGGCACCAGCAGCGCCTCGACGCCTGGCGTGCCCACCACGATCTTGGCGATGTACTCCCCGCTCGTCGGCGCCCCGGATACCACCGGCGCCACAAACCTGCCGCCGCCGGAGAGTCGTCTGACGACCCGCGTGGCGTTTCcccccgccgcggccgccgccttcGAGATGATCCATGCTGCCCTCCGCTCGTCTCGCTGTAGgcggcgcttgaggagctcggcTGCGGTGGCGTTCACCGCGAACGAGTCGCGGTGGTGCAGGCGGACGTGCAGAGCCGATGACGACATCGCGACATCATCCTGCGCGTCGGCACTGCCATAGACGTCGGCAGCCGGGGCGGTGTATGAGTGGGGCGAGAGAGGGGTTACCACATAATTGTGGTACTCGTACTCCACGGGCATGGCGAGCCCGACGACGACCGCGTCAGAGAACATGGCGAGCAGCAGGAGAAGTCCAGCGAGAGACGACGACGCCATGGTTATTAGCAAGCGAGCAGAAGTCACTTGCTGGATCAGTAGAAGTGATTCCATGGCTGCAGGGGGGCTTGATGGTTATATGGCTGCAGTGCAGGGAGATTAATGAGGCCGCGTCTCCAGCGACCAGCGTGAGTGGCAACAAGGGGCTGTATAGCCAGAAGCTGGCGGCTGTAGCTAGAACAGGAGATTAGAGATAGACTAAAGATACTCTAGCTATGCAGGATGTGATTAATTAATTAATAGATATGAGGAGCTAGAGCCATTTTTATATATGGAGTAGAAGCTACTTTTGAGCCTTTCTGCTCCGGCTGTGCCTCTGGCTCTAGCTCCGGCTCAATGGTGGAGCTGTTGGAgtaggagccatgccaaacacccAAAGAGTCGGGCTTGTGTTTTTAAGATATCTACTGGTGCTCTCAATTTATAGTTTGTAAGATGTTTTAGGACCTGTGTGAATTCAGCAACAGTTTCAGCAGAGTTGCAGGAGAAAAGATATCAAATAAGCACCCCAAGACGAGCAATTTTTTTCATGTAGATATGAGGAGCTAGAGCCATTTTTATATGTGGAGTAGAAGCTACTTTTGAGCCTTCCGTGCTC
Proteins encoded in this region:
- the LOC136502755 gene encoding aspartyl protease family protein 2-like, whose product is MASSSLAGLLLLLAMFSDAVVVGLAMPVEYEYHNYVVTPLSPHSYTAPAADVYGSADAQDDVAMSSSALHVRLHHRDSFAVNATAAELLKRRLQRDERRAAWIISKAAAAAGGNATRVVRRLSGGGRFVAPVVSGAPTSGEYIAKIVVGTPGVEALLVPDTGSDLTWLQCKPCQLCYPQSGPVFDPRCSTSRQDIRYNAPACQALGRSGGGGNAQRRTCVYTVGYGDGSTTSGDLISETLTFRAFAGALRLPHLSIGCGHNNQGLFGAPAAGILGLGRGLMSFPNQIAGLGYNRSFSYCFVDFFSNPGSLSSILTFGAGAADTYPPASFTPTVRNLNMDTFYYVRLIGISVGGVRVPGVSERDLQLDPHTGRGGVILDSGTTVTRLARPVYTAFRDAFRAAATDLGQVSTGGPSHFFDTCYSVGGGRVKVPAVSMHFASGVEVRLPPKNYLIPVDSRGTVCFAFAGTGDRSVSIIGNLQQQGIRIVYDIDGQRVGFAPNNC